A genome region from Pseudanabaena sp. Chao 1811 includes the following:
- a CDS encoding serine/threonine protein kinase, giving the protein MQPPFPQGFVLKGRYAIRSTIGQGGMGRTYLAQDLERFNETCVLKEFIPPQDSLEVSEKAKELFRREATVLYQIRHPQVPEFRATFESEGRLLLVQDYVEGKNYRNLLLERLKAGQTFSENEIFALMQQLLPVLSYLHSHNIIHRDISPENLMLRSQDNLPVLIDFGVVQETNAKLNSQMGIPASTVAGKAGYAPPEQLQSGNAYANSDLYALAVTSIVLMTGREPSELFDSINLAWNWQQFTNVNPAFARVINQMLSYKPTNRYRSADEVMQALQVAQASFSGAKTYAVGRAVPSNVAATIPQRTVVAGANNRNPANYGASNPNRVNESSNGGGVNWFVGVLIILVAGIGSWAVTSFFFSRNRLTPNPTETAITSPTSAASDPTVTNIKLDLNDNEGINRKSISDKIVAGKIVNVRLTGERDDFLTVSLTNGDNLQMTIESADQVSLDNAAKDNKTGYWEGKLPKSGTYYIKIKTTSSQETTYNLEVTRKVTPKPQPTPTKTPTSTPTVKPSATATPTESPTISPSADPSNSPRATESPRFPPSPTPSSTEPTRSPSPVPNPIEPAPEPRQPISTPKNPNTF; this is encoded by the coding sequence ATGCAACCCCCATTCCCCCAAGGTTTTGTTCTTAAAGGTCGCTATGCTATCCGCTCAACGATTGGACAGGGTGGTATGGGGCGCACTTATCTAGCGCAAGACCTAGAGCGCTTTAACGAAACCTGTGTTCTCAAAGAATTTATTCCTCCCCAAGATTCCCTAGAGGTATCCGAAAAAGCGAAGGAATTGTTTCGGCGTGAAGCTACGGTACTATATCAAATTCGCCATCCCCAAGTACCAGAGTTTCGCGCTACCTTTGAGTCAGAGGGAAGGCTACTCCTAGTTCAAGACTATGTAGAAGGTAAAAATTATCGCAATTTGCTCCTTGAGCGATTAAAAGCAGGTCAAACCTTTTCCGAAAATGAAATTTTTGCCTTGATGCAGCAGCTTTTGCCAGTGTTGAGCTATCTGCATAGTCACAACATCATTCACCGCGATATTTCTCCTGAAAACCTGATGTTGCGATCGCAGGACAATTTACCTGTGCTAATTGATTTTGGCGTTGTCCAAGAAACTAATGCCAAACTCAATTCCCAAATGGGTATACCTGCATCAACAGTGGCAGGTAAAGCAGGCTATGCACCACCAGAACAATTACAGTCGGGCAATGCCTATGCCAATAGCGATCTCTATGCCCTTGCGGTAACTTCCATCGTGTTAATGACGGGAAGGGAACCCTCAGAACTATTTGATAGCATCAATCTGGCGTGGAATTGGCAACAGTTTACCAATGTTAACCCTGCCTTTGCGAGAGTAATCAATCAAATGCTGAGCTACAAACCCACCAACCGCTATCGATCGGCAGATGAGGTGATGCAGGCTCTACAGGTTGCCCAAGCTTCTTTCTCAGGGGCAAAGACCTATGCAGTCGGGCGGGCAGTACCATCGAATGTTGCAGCGACAATTCCGCAAAGAACTGTAGTGGCGGGAGCAAATAACCGCAATCCTGCCAATTATGGAGCTAGCAACCCCAATCGCGTTAATGAATCTAGTAATGGTGGTGGTGTGAACTGGTTTGTCGGAGTTCTGATCATTTTAGTTGCAGGGATTGGCTCATGGGCAGTTACTTCCTTCTTTTTTAGTCGCAATCGTCTTACACCCAATCCGACGGAAACAGCAATTACTTCGCCAACTAGCGCCGCAAGCGATCCAACTGTTACTAATATCAAGCTTGATCTCAATGATAACGAAGGCATAAATCGCAAATCTATTAGCGATAAGATTGTGGCAGGTAAAATTGTGAATGTTCGCCTTACTGGAGAAAGAGACGACTTTTTGACCGTATCTCTTACCAATGGCGACAATTTGCAAATGACCATTGAAAGTGCAGATCAGGTCAGCTTAGATAATGCAGCTAAAGATAATAAAACAGGGTATTGGGAAGGTAAATTGCCCAAATCTGGAACTTACTACATCAAGATCAAAACTACTAGCTCTCAAGAAACTACCTACAATCTAGAGGTAACTCGCAAAGTTACCCCTAAACCACAACCAACACCAACCAAAACGCCCACATCAACACCTACAGTCAAACCTAGCGCCACAGCTACACCTACAGAATCACCCACAATTAGCCCATCAGCTGATCCTTCCAATAGTCCTAGAGCTACGGAATCCCCAAGATTCCCTCCTTCACCCACTCCTAGTTCTACTGAACCAACGCGATCGCCATCGCCAGTTCCTAATCCTATCGAACCCGCACCCGAACCACGGCAACCCATCTCTACCCCTAAAAATCCCAATACTTTTTAG
- the dut gene encoding dUTP diphosphatase: protein MQTVEIKFQKLHPDAQVPSYAHIGDAGADVYSVVEVTLQQGDRAAIPTGLAVDIPLGYEIQVRPKSGLALKHGIAVLNSPGTVDAGYRGEIQVIVINLGKKAYTFAKGQKIAQLVLKPVIQAQYIEGELGTSDRGSGGFGSTGLT, encoded by the coding sequence ATGCAAACCGTAGAAATTAAATTCCAAAAGCTACATCCTGATGCACAGGTTCCCAGCTATGCCCATATTGGCGATGCTGGGGCTGATGTCTATTCCGTCGTTGAAGTCACTCTGCAACAAGGCGATCGCGCCGCTATTCCCACGGGTTTAGCCGTAGATATTCCCCTTGGTTATGAGATCCAAGTGCGCCCTAAAAGTGGATTAGCGCTCAAACATGGTATTGCCGTTCTTAATTCCCCTGGTACTGTTGATGCGGGCTATCGTGGCGAAATTCAAGTAATTGTGATTAATTTGGGTAAGAAAGCCTATACCTTTGCTAAGGGACAAAAAATCGCTCAGTTGGTCTTGAAACCAGTAATTCAAGCTCAATATATCGAGGGAGAATTAGGAACAAGCGATCGCGGATCTGGTGGATTTGGTAGTACAGGTCTAACTTAA
- a CDS encoding quinone-dependent dihydroorotate dehydrogenase yields the protein MLNLAYQYGVRPLLFSLNPEAAHHLAIASCRRISESSILQAIAKSTFYYSDARLSQTLWNLKFDNPVGLAAGFDKNAEAIGAWENLGFGFAEVGTITAKGQSGNPQPRLFRLPSDRAVLNRMGFNNRGAAATAIDLQNYLANHKLSIPLGINLGKSKVTELADAKFDYAESLRSLYEFGDYFVVNVSSPNTPNLRDLQATEQLCGILAELQPINSANKPILVKIAPDLNDADIIEVVKASQSYGVAGIIATNTTISRQNLTTTHLSMTGKPVTEEAGGISGQPVRDRSLAVINLIWKTTNGNLPIIGVGGIFTAEDAWQKITAGAAIVQVYTGLIYEGPLVVKQILQGLVANLDAHGLDNIQQAIGLAHK from the coding sequence ATGCTAAACCTTGCTTATCAATATGGGGTACGTCCCCTTCTATTTTCGCTCAATCCTGAAGCTGCCCATCATCTAGCGATCGCCTCTTGTCGTCGCATTAGTGAATCCTCAATACTCCAAGCGATCGCCAAGTCCACCTTTTACTATAGCGATGCACGGCTATCACAAACCCTATGGAACTTAAAATTTGATAATCCTGTAGGTTTAGCCGCAGGTTTTGATAAAAATGCTGAAGCGATCGGGGCATGGGAAAATCTAGGCTTTGGTTTTGCAGAAGTAGGGACAATTACTGCAAAGGGACAGTCAGGCAACCCCCAACCAAGATTATTTCGCTTACCGAGCGATCGCGCCGTACTAAATCGCATGGGCTTCAATAATCGTGGTGCAGCCGCTACAGCGATCGACCTCCAAAATTATTTAGCAAATCATAAACTTAGCATTCCCCTCGGTATTAATCTCGGTAAGTCCAAAGTTACCGAACTTGCCGATGCGAAATTTGACTATGCCGAAAGTTTGCGATCGCTCTATGAGTTCGGCGATTACTTTGTGGTTAATGTGAGTTCACCCAATACGCCCAATTTACGGGATCTACAAGCTACTGAGCAGTTATGCGGAATTCTGGCGGAATTACAACCAATTAATAGTGCGAATAAACCCATTCTCGTAAAAATTGCCCCTGACTTGAATGACGCGGACATTATCGAAGTTGTTAAAGCTAGTCAGTCCTATGGTGTGGCTGGAATCATCGCCACGAATACAACGATTTCTCGCCAAAATCTCACAACTACACATCTGTCAATGACAGGTAAACCTGTGACTGAAGAGGCAGGCGGCATCAGTGGTCAGCCTGTACGTGATCGCTCTTTGGCAGTCATTAATCTCATCTGGAAAACCACAAATGGTAATTTGCCGATCATTGGTGTAGGCGGCATTTTTACAGCAGAGGATGCTTGGCAAAAGATTACGGCTGGTGCGGCGATCGTGCAGGTTTACACAGGTTTAATTTATGAAGGACCTTTAGTCGTTAAGCAGATTTTGCAAGGCTTAGTAGCTAACCTAGATGCTCATGGTTTAGATAACATTCAACAAGCGATCGGTTTAGCGCACAAATGA
- a CDS encoding gas vesicle protein GvpG, producing the protein MVWQLLTAPLDGLLWIAEQIEERATTELEKTENLQKRLTTLQLRFDLGDISEEDFMAQEQEILEAMEAEMDEKEQEQ; encoded by the coding sequence ATGGTATGGCAACTACTGACAGCACCGCTTGATGGTTTACTCTGGATTGCAGAACAAATCGAAGAACGGGCAACTACAGAATTAGAAAAAACTGAAAATCTTCAAAAACGGCTTACCACTTTACAGCTTCGCTTCGATCTTGGTGATATTAGTGAAGAAGATTTTATGGCGCAGGAACAAGAGATTTTAGAAGCAATGGAAGCAGAAATGGATGAGAAAGAACAAGAGCAATAA
- a CDS encoding pentapeptide repeat-containing protein: MVKIAKRFLPFFAICAALRAAQMALYNSRQRNLSLEKLMEVSELINSYHSGRRNFAGVNLSKTDMNGIDLSHADLSGANLSESSLYGANLSNAKLNGADLNGAKLYRATLISANFSGADLGEADLSEANLSEAKLYGVNLYKAILSKAKLPRAKLIGANMGKTKLNRADLSEAMLRDARLFGANLIEAILQRADMSRCSLNGANLNKATISEVDLTFASLYGASLCDADLSESDLTSANLQGSDLTRVNFYKANLSKAKLADAVTDAMQTQEANLSGIIWT, from the coding sequence ATGGTAAAAATCGCTAAGCGGTTTTTACCATTTTTCGCCATTTGCGCGGCGCTTCGCGCCGCGCAAATGGCGTTATATAACTCACGTCAACGCAATTTATCTCTTGAAAAACTTATGGAAGTCAGTGAACTAATCAACAGCTACCATTCAGGTCGCCGCAACTTTGCGGGAGTCAATCTTAGCAAAACTGATATGAATGGAATTGATTTAAGCCATGCCGATCTCAGTGGAGCGAATCTCAGTGAATCCAGTCTCTATGGCGCAAACTTAAGCAATGCTAAACTCAATGGGGCAGACCTCAATGGGGCAAAGCTTTATCGCGCTACGCTCATTAGTGCAAATTTTAGTGGTGCTGATTTAGGGGAAGCTGACCTCAGTGAAGCAAATCTCAGTGAGGCAAAGCTATATGGTGTGAATTTATATAAAGCTATTTTGAGTAAGGCAAAACTACCCCGTGCCAAGCTGATTGGAGCAAATATGGGCAAAACCAAGCTAAATCGTGCAGATCTCAGTGAGGCTATGCTCAGGGATGCCCGTTTGTTTGGCGCTAACCTCATTGAGGCAATATTACAACGGGCGGATATGAGTCGCTGTAGTCTCAATGGTGCAAATTTGAATAAGGCAACTATTTCAGAAGTGGATTTAACTTTTGCCAGTCTATATGGGGCAAGCCTCTGTGATGCTGATTTGAGCGAATCTGACTTAACTAGCGCGAATTTACAAGGTTCTGATCTCACCCGTGTCAATTTTTACAAGGCGAATTTAAGTAAGGCTAAACTTGCCGATGCTGTCACCGATGCAATGCAAACCCAAGAGGCAAATTTATCAGGTATTATCTGGACTTAA
- a CDS encoding inositol monophosphatase family protein, whose protein sequence is MNNLPSILPFIQELTQQVGDRLLADFEQARVAIAKDDGSLVTKSDRWADAYIKSALEKEFPEFGVLTEESTQILPDCEWAWVVDPLDGTTNFARGIPIWGISLGLLHYGTPVFGYVAIPPLHQNIYGWSDENGSAAFFNDQPIHLPETSPDPDALSNYFFSACSRSLEKMGRSKFPFKLRMLGVASYNILTVAIGSTIGAVEATPKIWDIAAVWVILKAIGAIWVPLEASQNIFPLELGKDYSSRNFPTLVVSHAELLPMAQEIVGSRVGIAHPTA, encoded by the coding sequence ATGAATAACTTGCCATCAATTCTTCCCTTTATCCAAGAACTAACTCAACAAGTAGGCGATCGCTTGCTTGCCGATTTTGAACAGGCGCGAGTGGCGATCGCTAAGGATGACGGTAGCCTTGTCACCAAAAGCGATCGCTGGGCGGATGCCTATATCAAATCAGCATTAGAAAAAGAATTTCCTGAATTTGGTGTTTTAACAGAAGAATCAACGCAAATTTTGCCCGATTGCGAATGGGCTTGGGTAGTCGATCCTCTCGATGGTACAACTAACTTTGCACGCGGAATTCCAATTTGGGGAATTTCTCTAGGCTTATTGCATTATGGTACGCCTGTATTTGGCTATGTTGCCATACCGCCATTACATCAAAATATTTACGGTTGGTCAGATGAAAATGGTTCAGCCGCTTTTTTCAACGACCAGCCGATTCACTTACCTGAAACTTCACCCGATCCTGATGCCCTCAGTAATTACTTCTTTAGCGCCTGTTCCCGCAGTCTCGAAAAAATGGGCAGATCGAAGTTCCCTTTCAAATTACGGATGTTAGGTGTCGCGAGCTATAACATTTTAACTGTTGCGATCGGTTCCACTATTGGTGCAGTGGAAGCTACTCCAAAGATTTGGGATATCGCGGCTGTATGGGTGATATTGAAAGCGATCGGTGCAATCTGGGTTCCCCTAGAAGCTTCTCAAAATATCTTTCCATTAGAACTTGGAAAAGACTATAGTAGCCGCAATTTTCCAACTTTAGTAGTGAGCCATGCTGAACTCTTGCCAATGGCTCAGGAAATAGTAGGCAGTAGAGTGGGCATTGCCCACCCTACTGCCTAG
- a CDS encoding Uma2 family endonuclease, with protein sequence MVNLTYPTNRILPTAEELPSSDETPVDNQLQNDIPNLLLSLLASIWADRDDWYFGVDMGIYYNPDEPAIVPDGFLAIGVKHDTGERGRLSYVLWEEQNIMPIFALEVVSERYNSEYEDKLVDYQALGIPYYAIYNPLSGRRGRFKNRQRLEVYRLISGKYELLPIENNRVWLPEIDLALGYEQGEHIAWQREWLYWYNASGDRYLTANERAVNAEIMAAKERQQKEKLAAYLRSIGVDPDAI encoded by the coding sequence ATGGTTAACCTCACTTATCCAACTAATCGGATTCTTCCTACTGCTGAAGAATTGCCATCATCTGACGAAACGCCTGTGGATAACCAGTTACAGAATGACATCCCCAATTTACTGCTAAGTTTATTAGCCTCTATTTGGGCAGATCGTGATGATTGGTACTTTGGCGTAGATATGGGTATTTACTATAATCCTGATGAACCTGCGATCGTGCCTGATGGGTTTTTGGCAATTGGAGTAAAGCATGATACGGGGGAAAGAGGAAGGCTTAGTTATGTGCTGTGGGAAGAGCAGAACATTATGCCGATCTTTGCCCTAGAGGTTGTCTCTGAACGCTATAACAGTGAATATGAGGACAAGTTAGTCGATTACCAAGCATTAGGTATTCCCTACTATGCGATTTACAATCCCTTAAGTGGACGTAGAGGAAGATTTAAAAATAGGCAGAGATTGGAAGTTTATCGACTAATTTCTGGTAAATATGAACTTTTACCCATTGAGAATAATCGCGTTTGGCTACCAGAAATTGATTTAGCTCTCGGTTATGAACAGGGAGAACATATTGCTTGGCAGCGTGAATGGCTCTATTGGTATAACGCTTCAGGCGATCGCTACTTGACTGCTAATGAGAGAGCAGTTAATGCTGAAATCATGGCTGCTAAAGAACGGCAACAAAAGGAAAAATTAGCAGCTTATTTACGGTCAATAGGCGTAGATCCTGATGCAATTTAA
- the trhO gene encoding oxygen-dependent tRNA uridine(34) hydroxylase TrhO — protein sequence MLIRLFQSQDSDRIAQLFHDTVREVNIRDYSPEQVKAWAPDDLYFTNWTEDCTNSFTYVAEEAGEIIGFAQLEPNGHIDCFFCHKDYQRCGVGTRLYRAIEAKALELKIERLFVEVSITARAFFKSRGFAVVKEQQVSCRGEKLTNFVMEKYLGNYLEKNQFVVATFYHFAELEDYKEMRSPITAFCDRHELKGVILLASEGINSTIAGSREGIDALLSYLRADSRLHNLEHKETYCNVMPYNKLRVRLKKELVKFGVSGIDPSKEVGTYVDPKDWNTLIADPDVIVIDTRNIYEVEFGTFKGAIDPNIDFFHEFPKYVEENLSANKQQKIAMFCTGGIRCEKASAYMLAQGFDQVYHLKGGILKYLAEVPPEESLWQGECFVFDDRIATKGSAI from the coding sequence ATGTTAATTCGATTGTTCCAAAGCCAAGATAGCGATCGCATCGCCCAGCTATTTCATGATACTGTGCGCGAGGTGAATATTCGTGATTACTCACCTGAGCAGGTAAAGGCATGGGCTCCCGATGATCTCTATTTCACCAACTGGACAGAAGACTGCACGAATAGCTTCACCTATGTTGCCGAAGAAGCAGGAGAAATTATCGGCTTTGCCCAACTAGAACCCAATGGGCACATTGACTGTTTCTTTTGTCATAAGGACTATCAGCGCTGTGGTGTGGGAACGCGGCTATATCGCGCGATCGAGGCAAAGGCTTTAGAATTAAAGATAGAACGCCTATTTGTGGAAGTGAGCATTACAGCAAGAGCATTTTTTAAGAGTCGCGGATTTGCAGTAGTAAAGGAGCAGCAAGTATCCTGCCGAGGCGAAAAATTGACTAACTTTGTGATGGAAAAGTATCTAGGCAACTACCTAGAGAAAAATCAATTTGTAGTAGCAACTTTCTATCATTTCGCGGAGTTAGAGGATTACAAGGAAATGCGATCGCCCATTACCGCTTTTTGCGATCGCCATGAACTGAAGGGAGTAATTTTATTAGCATCAGAGGGAATTAACTCTACCATCGCAGGTAGTCGAGAAGGCATTGATGCTTTATTAAGCTATTTACGCGCCGATTCGCGTTTGCATAATTTGGAACATAAGGAAACTTACTGCAATGTTATGCCCTATAACAAGTTGCGAGTAAGGCTCAAAAAGGAACTAGTAAAGTTTGGTGTATCAGGCATCGATCCTAGTAAAGAGGTGGGAACCTATGTCGATCCTAAGGATTGGAATACGTTAATTGCCGATCCCGATGTGATTGTCATTGATACGCGCAATATTTACGAAGTAGAGTTTGGCACTTTTAAAGGAGCGATCGATCCCAATATCGACTTCTTTCATGAATTCCCCAAATATGTCGAGGAAAATTTAAGTGCTAATAAGCAGCAAAAAATCGCCATGTTCTGCACAGGTGGCATCCGTTGCGAGAAAGCAAGTGCCTATATGTTGGCTCAAGGTTTTGATCAGGTTTACCATCTTAAAGGAGGAATTCTCAAATATTTAGCGGAAGTTCCTCCCGAAGAGAGTCTGTGGCAAGGTGAATGCTTTGTCTTTGACGATCGCATTGCGACTAAAGGTTCTGCAATTTAA
- a CDS encoding GIY-YIG nuclease family protein has protein sequence MPKYTTDDDLALLEELGLEITTDQTDQLSAREERIIAGFEEIQRFVEEQGRMPQHGSDRDIFERLYAVRLDRLRESSECREVLKGLDAGGLLDANNINQSSESDIAEITDAELLAALGAETDPAQDITHLTHVRSRQEIKTAEEIAQRNQCADFAEFKPIFDQVQQDLKSGQRQTIKYQDNAAINQGDLFILDGQKVIVAEMGKWFTSDYGLPNSRLRVVYDNGTESDLLLRSLQRALNKDKTSRRITTPDLGPLFSDTPAKDDLVTGYIYVLRSKSDDPFIVANHSIIHKIGVTSGDVKKRVANAPKDPTYLLADVEIITTFKLANINPKKLEALLHKFFDHVRLDVQLQDRFGIPVKPREWFLVPLEVVESVITKIKEGNLDQFRYDPETANLVRTDVT, from the coding sequence ATGCCTAAATACACCACTGATGATGATCTCGCCCTATTAGAAGAATTGGGCTTAGAGATTACTACCGATCAGACTGACCAACTCTCCGCCAGAGAAGAACGCATTATTGCTGGTTTTGAGGAAATCCAGCGATTTGTGGAAGAGCAAGGCAGAATGCCTCAACATGGTAGCGATCGCGATATTTTTGAACGCCTTTATGCAGTGCGTCTCGATCGTCTCCGCGAATCGTCAGAATGTCGTGAAGTGTTGAAGGGGCTAGATGCGGGAGGCTTATTAGATGCAAATAATATTAATCAATCTTCGGAATCAGATATTGCTGAGATTACTGATGCTGAGCTATTGGCAGCTCTTGGAGCGGAAACTGACCCAGCACAAGATATTACCCATCTGACCCATGTGCGATCGCGTCAAGAAATCAAAACTGCCGAAGAAATTGCCCAAAGAAACCAATGTGCAGACTTTGCCGAATTTAAGCCCATCTTTGATCAAGTCCAACAAGACTTAAAAAGTGGTCAACGCCAAACCATCAAATATCAGGACAATGCTGCCATCAATCAAGGGGATCTCTTTATTCTCGATGGTCAGAAAGTGATCGTCGCGGAAATGGGAAAGTGGTTTACCAGCGATTACGGTCTGCCTAACTCTCGCTTACGGGTTGTTTATGACAATGGTACAGAGAGCGATTTATTATTGCGATCGCTCCAACGAGCCTTAAATAAGGACAAAACCAGTCGCCGTATTACCACACCCGATTTAGGTCCCCTATTTTCGGATACACCAGCAAAAGATGATTTGGTAACTGGTTATATTTATGTACTGCGGAGTAAATCAGATGATCCTTTTATCGTCGCAAATCACTCGATCATTCATAAAATTGGTGTCACCAGTGGTGATGTGAAAAAGCGTGTTGCTAATGCACCTAAAGATCCTACTTATTTGCTCGCAGATGTGGAAATTATTACCACCTTTAAATTAGCCAATATTAACCCCAAAAAATTGGAAGCTCTACTTCACAAGTTCTTTGATCACGTTAGGCTAGATGTCCAATTGCAAGATCGCTTTGGGATACCCGTAAAGCCGAGAGAATGGTTTCTTGTGCCTTTAGAAGTAGTAGAAAGTGTGATTACAAAAATCAAAGAAGGGAACCTCGACCAATTTCGCTATGATCCAGAAACAGCAAATCTAGTGAGAACTGATGTTACGTGA
- a CDS encoding DEAD/DEAH box helicase: MSKPKAIPSVSVTYAHNGTSTQPNALGMRPMQERAYQKRGEQYLLIKSPPASGKSRALMFIALDKLENQGLKQAIVVVPEKSIGSSFHNEPLTQFGFWADWIVEPKWNLCDASGTDSGKVNAVQKFLDSTAKVLICTHATFRFAVDKFGIEAFDQRLIAIDEFHHVSANPNNKLGEYVGQLMARDKTHIIAMTGSYFRGDAIAVLHPQDEAKFETVTYTYYEQLNGYQYLKQLDIGYYFYSGSYTDEIMQILNPKEKTILHIPNVNSRESTKDKIKEVEHIIEALGEWQGADPQTGFQLVKTTDGTILKIADLVDDDPSKRDRVSAALKDPNHKNNRDRVDLIIALGMAKEGFDWIWCEHALTIGYRSSLTEIVQIIGRATRDAPNKTCARFTNLIAEPDASEEAVTEAVNDTLKAIAASLLMEQVLAPRFDFKPKNPNNQPTEGFDYGENGYDPNKCNVGFNPETGQIQLEIKGLAEPKSKEAKRICREDLTELVTAFVQDKQAIERGLFDEELVPEELTQVRMGKIVKEKFPILEEQDQEAVRQHAIAALNMIQQAKKTLNETGGSYTPSLLNLPDPTNQPDTPTSDRLESEPTPNTALIDGVRQFAFSVTELNMDLIDRINPFGEAYAILAKSMTEERLKQIAEVIAAKGISLTLEEARDLAKRALRFKQERGRPPSLTASDPWEKRMAEGVAFLQRKVKEDHNL, encoded by the coding sequence ATGAGTAAACCCAAAGCCATCCCCTCCGTATCCGTCACCTACGCCCACAACGGCACATCCACCCAGCCCAATGCCCTCGGTATGCGCCCCATGCAAGAACGCGCCTACCAAAAACGCGGCGAACAATATTTGCTGATCAAATCTCCCCCCGCCTCTGGCAAAAGTCGCGCCCTCATGTTTATCGCCCTCGACAAGCTGGAAAATCAAGGACTCAAACAAGCGATCGTCGTCGTTCCCGAAAAATCGATCGGCTCCAGCTTCCATAATGAACCCCTCACCCAGTTTGGATTTTGGGCAGATTGGATCGTCGAACCGAAATGGAACCTTTGCGACGCATCGGGAACCGATAGCGGCAAGGTCAATGCTGTTCAGAAATTTCTCGATAGCACCGCCAAAGTCCTAATTTGTACCCATGCCACCTTCCGCTTTGCCGTCGATAAATTTGGGATTGAAGCCTTCGATCAACGCCTGATCGCCATTGATGAATTTCACCATGTTTCCGCAAATCCCAATAACAAACTGGGTGAATATGTCGGTCAACTGATGGCGCGAGACAAAACCCATATTATCGCCATGACTGGTTCTTACTTTCGTGGCGATGCGATCGCTGTGCTGCATCCCCAAGACGAAGCCAAATTTGAAACTGTTACCTACACCTACTACGAACAACTTAATGGCTATCAATATCTCAAACAACTCGACATCGGTTATTACTTCTACTCTGGGAGTTATACCGATGAAATTATGCAAATCTTAAATCCCAAAGAAAAAACAATTCTGCATATTCCTAACGTCAATTCCCGCGAAAGCACCAAAGATAAAATAAAAGAAGTAGAACATATTATTGAAGCACTAGGCGAATGGCAAGGAGCCGATCCGCAAACAGGATTTCAGTTAGTCAAAACCACTGACGGCACGATCCTCAAAATTGCCGATCTCGTCGATGATGACCCTAGTAAACGCGATCGCGTCAGTGCCGCCCTCAAAGATCCTAATCATAAAAATAATCGCGATCGCGTCGATCTGATTATTGCCCTCGGCATGGCAAAGGAAGGCTTTGACTGGATTTGGTGCGAACACGCTTTGACGATTGGCTATCGCTCTAGCTTGACCGAAATTGTGCAGATCATCGGACGCGCCACCCGTGACGCACCCAACAAAACCTGCGCCCGCTTTACTAATCTCATCGCCGAACCCGATGCCTCTGAGGAAGCCGTCACTGAAGCAGTCAATGATACCCTCAAGGCGATCGCCGCCAGTTTGTTAATGGAACAAGTCCTCGCGCCTCGCTTTGATTTCAAACCTAAAAATCCCAATAACCAACCCACAGAAGGCTTTGACTATGGTGAAAATGGTTACGATCCCAATAAATGTAATGTGGGCTTCAACCCAGAGACTGGTCAGATACAATTAGAAATTAAAGGATTAGCGGAACCCAAAAGCAAGGAAGCAAAACGGATTTGTCGCGAAGATCTCACGGAACTAGTGACAGCTTTTGTCCAAGATAAACAGGCGATCGAGCGTGGTCTATTTGATGAGGAGTTAGTCCCCGAAGAATTAACCCAAGTCCGTATGGGTAAAATTGTGAAAGAGAAATTTCCCATCCTCGAAGAACAAGATCAAGAAGCCGTCCGCCAACACGCGATCGCGGCTCTAAATATGATTCAGCAAGCCAAGAAAACCCTCAATGAAACAGGTGGAAGCTATACTCCCAGTCTGCTCAATCTTCCTGATCCGACAAATCAGCCAGATACTCCAACTAGCGATCGGCTAGAAAGTGAGCCAACCCCAAATACGGCTCTTATTGATGGTGTGCGCCAGTTTGCCTTCTCCGTCACCGAGTTGAACATGGATCTGATCGATCGCATCAATCCCTTTGGCGAAGCCTACGCCATTCTCGCCAAGTCCATGACCGAAGAAAGGCTCAAGCAGATCGCCGAAGTGATTGCTGCAAAAGGCATTAGCCTCACCTTAGAAGAAGCAAGAGATTTAGCGAAACGGGCGCTAAGGTTTAAACAGGAAAGAGGCAGACCACCCTCCCTCACCGCTTCCGATCCTTGGGAAAAACGCATGGCGGAAGGAGTCGCCTTTTTGCAACGCAAAGTCAAGGAAGATCATAATCTTTAG